A genome region from Sphingobium sp. CR2-8 includes the following:
- a CDS encoding TlyA family RNA methyltransferase: protein MAKVRADQLLVDSGLAESRARAQALILAGLVFLGDKKVEKAGQQVAADAELDVRGRDHPWVSRGGIKLAHALDAFAIDVTGFVAIDVGSSTGGFTDVLLTNGAAKVYAVDSGTNQLAWKLRSDDRVIVHEQTSARILTDAHIPEPADIIVCDASFIALSKVLEKPIGFVKPGAQMVALIKPQFEARREEVGKNGVIRDPAVHDRVCTEVQDWVVAQGWTVAGLTQSPITGPQGNVEFLLYARLGG from the coding sequence ATGGCGAAGGTCCGCGCCGACCAGTTGCTCGTCGATAGCGGTCTTGCCGAAAGCAGGGCGCGCGCGCAGGCGTTGATCCTCGCGGGCCTCGTCTTCCTGGGCGACAAGAAAGTGGAGAAGGCCGGGCAGCAGGTGGCGGCCGACGCAGAACTCGACGTGCGCGGTCGCGACCATCCCTGGGTCTCGCGCGGCGGCATCAAGCTGGCCCATGCGCTGGACGCATTCGCGATCGACGTGACCGGCTTCGTCGCCATCGACGTCGGTTCCTCGACCGGGGGCTTTACCGACGTGCTGCTGACGAACGGCGCGGCGAAGGTCTATGCGGTCGACAGCGGCACCAACCAGCTCGCCTGGAAACTGCGCTCCGACGACCGGGTTATCGTCCATGAACAGACCAGCGCCCGGATATTGACCGACGCGCACATTCCCGAACCGGCCGACATCATCGTGTGCGACGCCAGCTTCATCGCGCTCTCCAAGGTACTGGAAAAGCCGATCGGCTTCGTCAAGCCCGGCGCGCAGATGGTCGCGCTGATCAAGCCGCAGTTCGAAGCGCGGCGCGAGGAGGTGGGCAAGAATGGCGTGATCCGCGATCCCGCCGTCCACGACCGGGTCTGCACGGAAGTGCAGGACTGGGTCGTCGCGCAGGGCTGGACCGTCGCGGGTCTGACGCAAAGCCCGATTACCGGACCGCAGGGCAATGTCGAATTTCTGCTCTATGCCCGCCTTGGCGGATAA
- a CDS encoding efflux RND transporter periplasmic adaptor subunit, translated as MRPFLPALITALCVAGCSGEKPQKPRLVPLVEVQPIAPVAFTDDIEAVGTALANEQVVLSAPVTERIETLNFSDGGYVAKGQVIARLAVGQEKAELASAEATALQAGQQLQRIQALKARGFATGATLEQQVALANAARANAQLARASIGDRVIRAPFAGWVSLRTVSPGAIVTAGTPIATVSDISRIKLDFTIPETRLAMIRTGMPIKAVSAAWPDRPFNGTIATIDPVIDPATRAVRVRAILPNPDRALKPGMLLTVSVLARQRRSLGLPELSVVGDGDERYVFVIEDRTAKRVKVDTGIRQDGRVEILSGVKPGQMVVTEGVVKLTDGATVRLAGDKPKGGAGKDGMSGDAAGKAAR; from the coding sequence ATGCGCCCGTTCCTGCCTGCCCTTATCACCGCCCTTTGTGTTGCCGGTTGCAGCGGCGAAAAGCCGCAAAAGCCCCGCCTCGTCCCGCTGGTCGAGGTGCAGCCGATCGCGCCTGTCGCCTTTACCGACGATATCGAAGCGGTCGGCACGGCGCTCGCCAATGAACAGGTGGTGCTGTCCGCGCCTGTGACCGAACGGATCGAAACCCTCAACTTCTCCGATGGCGGCTATGTGGCCAAGGGGCAGGTGATCGCGCGGCTGGCCGTCGGGCAGGAAAAGGCCGAACTTGCATCGGCCGAAGCGACCGCGCTACAGGCGGGCCAGCAGCTCCAGCGCATCCAGGCGCTCAAGGCGCGCGGCTTCGCCACCGGTGCGACGCTGGAACAGCAGGTGGCGCTCGCCAACGCCGCCCGCGCCAATGCGCAACTGGCCCGCGCCTCGATCGGCGACCGGGTGATCCGCGCACCCTTTGCCGGCTGGGTCAGTCTGCGCACCGTGTCGCCCGGCGCGATCGTCACTGCGGGCACGCCGATCGCCACGGTCAGCGACATCAGCCGCATCAAGCTGGACTTCACCATTCCTGAAACCCGGCTGGCGATGATCCGCACCGGCATGCCGATCAAGGCGGTGTCGGCCGCCTGGCCCGACCGGCCCTTCAACGGCACGATCGCCACCATCGATCCCGTGATCGACCCCGCCACCCGCGCGGTGCGGGTGCGCGCGATCCTGCCCAATCCCGACCGGGCGCTGAAACCCGGCATGTTGCTGACCGTCAGCGTGCTGGCCCGCCAGCGCCGGTCGCTTGGCCTACCCGAACTCTCTGTGGTGGGGGACGGCGACGAACGCTATGTCTTCGTGATCGAGGATCGCACCGCCAAGCGGGTGAAGGTCGACACCGGCATCCGCCAGGATGGACGGGTCGAGATATTGAGCGGCGTGAAGCCGGGCCAGATGGTCGTGACCGAAGGCGTGGTCAAGCTGACCGACGGCGCGACCGTGCGGCTGGCTGGTGACAAGCCCAAGGGTGGCGCTGGCAAGGATGGCATGTCCGGGGATGCTGCCGGCAAGGCCGCGCGCTGA